Proteins encoded together in one Lathamus discolor isolate bLatDis1 chromosome 3, bLatDis1.hap1, whole genome shotgun sequence window:
- the POLR2H gene encoding DNA-directed RNA polymerases I, II, and III subunit RPABC3 isoform X1: MAGILFEDIFDVKDIDPEGKKFDRVSRLHCESESFKMDLILDVNIQIYPVDLGDKFRLVIASTLYEDGTLDDGEYNPTDDRPSRADQFEYVMYGKVYRIEGDETSTEAATRLSAYVSYGGLLMRLQGDANNLHGFEVDSRVYLLMKKLAF, from the exons ATGGCCGGGATCCTCTTCGAGGACATCTTTGACGTGAAGGACATCGACCCCGAGGGGAAGAAGTTCGACCGCG TGTCCCGCCTGCACTGTGAGAGCGAGTCCTTCAAGATGGACCTCATCCTGGATGTGAACATCCAGATCTACCCCGTGGACCTCG GGGACAAATTCCGCCTGGTTATTGCCAGCACCTTGTATGAAGATGGCACGCTGGACGATGGCGAGTACAACCCCACAGATGACAGACCGTCCAG GGCAGACCAGTTCGAGTATGTGATGTACGGCAAGGTGTACAGGATTGAGGGGGATGAGACCTCCACAGAGGCAGCCACACGCCT CTCTGCCTACGTGTCCTATGGGGGGCTGCTCATGCGGCTGCAGGGAGATGCAAACAACCTGCACGGGTTTGAAGTGGACTCTCGAGTTTACCTGCTGATGAAGAAGCTGGCCTTCTAG
- the POLR2H gene encoding DNA-directed RNA polymerases I, II, and III subunit RPABC3 isoform X2, which produces MAGILFEDIFDVKDIDPEGKKFDRVSRLHCESESFKMDLILDVNIQIYPVDLALPTCPMGGCSCGCREMQTTCTGLKWTLEFTC; this is translated from the exons ATGGCCGGGATCCTCTTCGAGGACATCTTTGACGTGAAGGACATCGACCCCGAGGGGAAGAAGTTCGACCGCG TGTCCCGCCTGCACTGTGAGAGCGAGTCCTTCAAGATGGACCTCATCCTGGATGTGAACATCCAGATCTACCCCGTGGACCTCG CTCTGCCTACGTGTCCTATGGGGGGCTGCTCATGCGGCTGCAGGGAGATGCAAACAACCTGCACGGGTTTGAAGTGGACTCTCGAGTTTACCTGCTGA
- the THPO gene encoding thrombopoietin isoform X1: MAPASRAPREPGCQPHRWRHSTRWTPVQAPRDLQGTRATFTGWPGTAEVPTTGAPAAKRSGQAPGEQPQGRPSRAPRQGRKRPEAGSRPPGPGPPLQFCLKVSGDTTGNRAASAGRPGRSQSAAPCCPVPGAIPAPGPPFPLGCSRGARATTALHGRGTGGRERSLAPGWKMQGRSPQLSMELNRLLLLTSFLLHMEEGHASSTRLVCDNRLIQKYIGEAKDMEKTVGQCQVLPALSCPAVLPLVDFSLQQWKSKSNETKRREILCDMALLVGAVVDAQGQVTEPCGARQLSQLYQHANSFLLLLQTFSWEAGPWEPGCSPRSTEQTDITGIFLTYRQLVQGKLRFFFHDLAKDLCKQGQAGGTDPRCRSR, from the exons ATGGCTCCAGCCAGCCGTGCCCCACGCGAGCCGGGCTGCCAGCCTCATCGCTGGAGACACAGCACCCGCTGGACCCCCGTCCAGGCACCCCGCGACCTGCAAG GTACCAGGGCCACCTTCACCGGCTGGCCAGGCACAGCTGAGGTGCCGACCACCGGAGCGCCAGCAGCCAAGCGCTCAGGCCAGGCGCCAGGTGAGCAGCCCCAGGGACGCCCTTCCCGCGCCCCGCGCCAAGGGAGGAAGCGGCCGGAGGCAGGAAGCCGTCCCCCGGGCCCGGGGCCCCCGCTGCAGTTTTGCTTGAAGGTCAGTGGCGACACAACAGGAAATCGCGCTGCCTCGGCTGGGCGGCCAGGCCGGAGCCAGAGCGCCGCGCCGTGCTGTCCCGTCCCGGGGGCAATCCCGGCCCCCGGCCCTCCATTCCCACTGGGCTGCTCGCGGGGAGCCCGCGCCACCACCGCCCTCCATGGAAGGGGGACGGGAGGCAGGGAGCGGTCGCTGGCCCCAGGGTGGAAGATGCAGGGCCGAAGCCCCCAGCTGAGCATGGAGCTGAACA GACTGCTGCTCCTCACATCCTTTCTCCTGCACATGGAAGAGGGCCATGCCAGCTCAACACGGCTGGTCTGTGACAACAGACTCATCCAGAAGTACATTGGGGAGGCCAAGGACATGGAGAAGACAGTG GGCCAGTGCCAGGTGCTGCCTGCACTCAGCTGTCCTGCAGTGCTGCCCTTGGTGGACTTCAGCCTCCAGCAGTGGAAATCCAAATCG AACGAGACCAAGCGGCGGGAGATCCTGTGTGACATGGCACTGCTGGTGGGCGCTGTGGTGGATGCCCAGGGCCAGGTGACCGAGCCGTGCGGGGCCAGGCAGCTGAGCCAGCTTTACCAACACGCCaactccttcctcctgctcctgcagaccTTCAGCTGGGAG GCAGGACCCTGGGAGCCAGGCTGCTCCCCACGCTCCACGGAGCAGACTGACATCACTGGCATCTTCCTCACTTACCGGCAGCTGGTGCAGGGCAAGCTGCGCTTCTTCTTCCATGACCTGGCAAAGGACTTGTGCAAGCAAGGCCAGGCAGGTGGCACAGACCCTCGGTGCAGGTCCCGATGA
- the THPO gene encoding thrombopoietin isoform X2 produces MQGRSPQLSMELNRLLLLTSFLLHMEEGHASSTRLVCDNRLIQKYIGEAKDMEKTVGQCQVLPALSCPAVLPLVDFSLQQWKSKSNETKRREILCDMALLVGAVVDAQGQVTEPCGARQLSQLYQHANSFLLLLQTFSWEAGPWEPGCSPRSTEQTDITGIFLTYRQLVQGKLRFFFHDLAKDLCKQGQAGGTDPRCRSR; encoded by the exons ATGCAGGGCCGAAGCCCCCAGCTGAGCATGGAGCTGAACA GACTGCTGCTCCTCACATCCTTTCTCCTGCACATGGAAGAGGGCCATGCCAGCTCAACACGGCTGGTCTGTGACAACAGACTCATCCAGAAGTACATTGGGGAGGCCAAGGACATGGAGAAGACAGTG GGCCAGTGCCAGGTGCTGCCTGCACTCAGCTGTCCTGCAGTGCTGCCCTTGGTGGACTTCAGCCTCCAGCAGTGGAAATCCAAATCG AACGAGACCAAGCGGCGGGAGATCCTGTGTGACATGGCACTGCTGGTGGGCGCTGTGGTGGATGCCCAGGGCCAGGTGACCGAGCCGTGCGGGGCCAGGCAGCTGAGCCAGCTTTACCAACACGCCaactccttcctcctgctcctgcagaccTTCAGCTGGGAG GCAGGACCCTGGGAGCCAGGCTGCTCCCCACGCTCCACGGAGCAGACTGACATCACTGGCATCTTCCTCACTTACCGGCAGCTGGTGCAGGGCAAGCTGCGCTTCTTCTTCCATGACCTGGCAAAGGACTTGTGCAAGCAAGGCCAGGCAGGTGGCACAGACCCTCGGTGCAGGTCCCGATGA